A portion of the Marinobacter alexandrii genome contains these proteins:
- the gyrB gene encoding DNA topoisomerase (ATP-hydrolyzing) subunit B, which yields MHMEENKENKKGNYSASNIQVLEGLEAVRKRPAMYIGDIGLKGLHHMVWEVVDNSIDEALAGHCDTITVEINTDESITVTDNGRGIPTDMHEKEKRSALEVVMTVLHAGGKFDKDTYKVSGGLHGVGVSCVNALSSKLVATVHRNGKVFEQEYSIGIPKAPVKEIGKTDISGTIIHFQPDMSIFSANKYNSETIASRLRELSFLNAGITIHMIDHRDLDDSGQPLKEKFFSEGGLAEFVSYLDSTRETLIPDPIYMEGDKGVVPVEVALSYNTSYSENVVSYVNNINTIEGGTHVSGFRRALTRTLKSYADKSGLLDKVKVDIAGDDFREGLTAVISVKVQEPQFEGQTKTKLGNSDVMGAVDTCVSEILNEYLEEHPKEAKQIVAKVIVAAQARHAARKAREMVQRKNVLSGTGLPGKLADCSDKDPAVCEIYLVEGDSAGGSAKQGRDRKFQAILPLRGKILNVEKAQEHKIYDNEEIKNMITALGVSFGTEEDDKALNMEKLRYHKVIIMTDADIDGSHIRTLILTFFFRYMRALIEKGYLYIALPPLYLLKKGKTERYAWSEDDRAKVTAEMAPEGKEDAVGVQRYKGLGEMNPDQLWTTTMDPQYRTLKQVTIDSAAEADHLFSMLMGDEVPPRREFIEKNAKYANVDV from the coding sequence CTGCACATGGAAGAAAATAAGGAAAATAAAAAAGGGAATTATTCCGCAAGTAATATCCAGGTACTTGAAGGCTTGGAAGCCGTACGAAAAAGACCTGCGATGTACATCGGGGACATTGGTCTCAAAGGACTTCACCATATGGTTTGGGAGGTTGTTGACAACTCAATTGATGAAGCTTTAGCGGGTCATTGTGATACCATTACAGTAGAAATCAATACAGATGAATCAATTACTGTTACCGATAATGGCCGGGGTATCCCAACCGATATGCACGAAAAAGAAAAAAGAAGTGCACTCGAGGTAGTAATGACAGTTCTTCATGCTGGAGGAAAGTTTGATAAAGACACTTATAAAGTGTCTGGAGGTCTTCACGGTGTTGGAGTTTCATGCGTTAATGCATTATCCTCCAAGCTTGTTGCTACCGTACATAGAAATGGAAAGGTCTTTGAGCAAGAGTACAGCATTGGTATCCCCAAAGCTCCTGTAAAGGAAATAGGCAAAACAGATATTAGCGGAACGATTATACATTTCCAGCCGGATATGAGCATTTTCTCTGCTAACAAATACAATTCAGAAACAATTGCTTCCAGGTTAAGAGAACTTTCATTTCTAAATGCAGGAATTACGATTCATATGATAGATCATAGAGATCTAGATGATTCTGGTCAACCTCTGAAAGAAAAATTCTTTTCAGAAGGAGGACTTGCAGAATTCGTTTCTTACCTGGACTCAACTAGAGAAACTTTAATTCCTGATCCAATTTATATGGAAGGTGATAAAGGAGTTGTACCTGTGGAAGTAGCTCTTAGCTACAATACTTCTTATTCAGAAAATGTAGTTTCTTATGTAAACAATATCAATACTATTGAAGGCGGGACACACGTTTCGGGATTTAGAAGAGCATTGACTAGGACTCTGAAAAGCTATGCTGATAAATCAGGTCTTCTTGACAAAGTCAAAGTAGATATAGCAGGGGATGATTTTCGAGAAGGCCTTACAGCCGTAATCTCGGTGAAGGTTCAAGAGCCTCAGTTTGAGGGTCAGACCAAAACAAAACTAGGCAACTCAGACGTAATGGGAGCTGTAGACACTTGTGTGAGTGAGATATTAAATGAATACCTAGAAGAACACCCAAAGGAGGCTAAACAGATTGTTGCAAAAGTAATTGTAGCAGCACAAGCAAGGCATGCCGCTAGAAAAGCAAGAGAAATGGTTCAACGGAAGAATGTTCTTTCTGGAACAGGACTTCCAGGTAAACTAGCTGATTGTTCAGATAAAGATCCTGCAGTTTGTGAAATCTATCTAGTTGAAGGAGACTCTGCAGGAGGGTCAGCTAAGCAAGGAAGAGATCGTAAGTTCCAAGCCATTTTACCTCTCAGAGGTAAAATTCTCAACGTAGAAAAAGCACAAGAACATAAGATCTACGACAATGAAGAGATCAAAAATATGATAACTGCGTTAGGCGTTTCTTTTGGAACAGAAGAGGATGATAAGGCTCTCAACATGGAGAAGCTTAGATATCATAAAGTAATTATCATGACAGATGCTGATATCGATGGTAGTCATATTAGAACACTGATTCTTACATTCTTCTTCCGATATATGAGAGCATTGATAGAAAAAGGATATTTGTATATCGCCCTGCCTCCATTGTATCTACTTAAAAAAGGAAAAACTGAAAGGTATGCTTGGTCTGAAGATGACAGAGCCAAAGTTACTGCTGAAATGGCTCCTGAAGGTAAGGAGGATGCTGTTGGGGTTCAGCGTTATAAAGGCCTTGGGGAGATGAACCCTGATCAACTATGGACAACAACAATGGATCCACAGTATAGAACATTGAAGCAAGTAACTATAGACTCAGCTGCAGAGGCTGACCATCTATTCTCAATGCTTATGGGAGACGAAGTTCCACCTCGAAGAGAGTTTATCGAGAAAAATGCGAAATACGCAAATGTTGATGTATAA
- a CDS encoding DUF1573 domain-containing protein, translated as MKVFFSALLTICLIQLNGQSNLNFEVVDHDFGEIREEKGAAEFTFSFVNNGDIPIRIMNVKASCGCTTPGWTREEVMPGDSGYVKAKYNPRNRPGRFRKSLRLTTTDAASNQTLYIMGFVKPKPKTPEEEFPIVLGDFRIKYRGLNMGKMTTEKQVEKLFDIYNSSDTIAFLNDSLLTYPDHISLSLKEGFLNPRQVGQLKIIYDPIAKKDYGYVSDNIKLSNTEENLSVIAVIEEFFPEMTANELDNAAKLQISNRSFDFGKISVGAKVEAEFELLNAGKEKLFFRAIKSNCSCITYEVKNKGIKKGKSQMLKVFFDTSEMRGNQYKSITIYSNDPVAPTQIITLKGTVSK; from the coding sequence ATGAAAGTATTTTTTTCAGCCCTTTTAACAATTTGCCTAATTCAATTAAATGGGCAGTCTAACTTAAATTTTGAGGTAGTAGATCATGATTTTGGAGAAATAAGGGAAGAGAAAGGAGCTGCTGAATTTACCTTTAGTTTTGTAAATAACGGTGATATCCCCATTCGTATTATGAATGTAAAAGCTTCATGCGGCTGTACCACGCCTGGGTGGACTAGGGAGGAAGTAATGCCTGGCGATTCAGGTTATGTGAAGGCAAAGTATAACCCAAGAAATAGACCTGGACGTTTCAGAAAGTCGCTCCGGTTAACTACGACTGACGCAGCTTCTAATCAAACTCTTTATATCATGGGGTTTGTAAAACCAAAACCAAAGACACCTGAAGAGGAATTCCCAATTGTTCTTGGAGATTTCAGGATAAAATACCGAGGGTTGAATATGGGTAAGATGACAACTGAAAAGCAAGTAGAAAAATTATTCGATATCTATAATTCGTCTGATACTATTGCTTTCTTGAATGATAGTCTTTTAACATATCCAGATCATATAAGCCTTTCACTCAAAGAAGGCTTTTTGAACCCTCGACAGGTAGGTCAATTAAAGATAATATATGATCCGATTGCAAAGAAGGATTATGGTTATGTGAGTGACAATATTAAGCTTAGTAACACGGAAGAAAACCTTTCTGTGATAGCTGTAATTGAAGAGTTTTTCCCAGAAATGACTGCTAATGAGTTAGATAATGCAGCAAAGCTTCAAATATCCAATAGATCATTTGATTTCGGAAAAATAAGTGTTGGAGCAAAAGTTGAAGCTGAGTTTGAACTGCTTAATGCTGGAAAGGAAAAACTCTTTTTCAGAGCGATAAAATCAAATTGCAGTTGCATTACTTATGAAGTGAAAAATAAAGGTATCAAAAAAGGAAAAAGTCAAATGCTTAAAGTCTTTTTTGATACCTCTGAGATGCGTGGAAACCAATACAAGTCGATTACTATTTATTCAAACGATCCCGTAGCTCCAACGCAAATAATTACTTTGAAAGGAACTGTATCCAAGTAG
- a CDS encoding DUF2490 domain-containing protein translates to MNLSRVLVMMFMISAFCLSAQQAPPLEKEITSTTGVWLGVYTKYHFNDRWAYYGEYHVRKKNGFDDMAQVYLRFGATYTLKKYLDITVGVVHPFYWAPNQNDPDVDKIVPQYRLWQQAVLATPFDHIKLYHQLRMEQRWRRDYEKGSSFKLTHRFRYKMTVYIPLNKPAFENHTLFLSLYNEIFIQAGKSIVYNHLEDNRSFAGLGYNLSEQFQIQGGYMFTFRHKGSPFSYEKRHIFRLSLYHHMDLHLNRHREERPIPIH, encoded by the coding sequence ATGAATCTCTCTAGAGTATTGGTCATGATGTTTATGATCAGCGCCTTCTGTCTTAGTGCCCAACAGGCTCCACCACTTGAAAAAGAGATTACTTCTACTACAGGTGTTTGGCTTGGAGTTTATACCAAATATCATTTCAACGACCGTTGGGCCTACTATGGTGAATATCATGTGAGGAAGAAAAATGGGTTTGACGATATGGCTCAAGTTTATCTAAGGTTTGGAGCTACTTACACACTAAAGAAATACCTTGATATTACTGTAGGTGTTGTACATCCATTCTACTGGGCGCCTAATCAAAATGATCCAGATGTGGACAAAATTGTTCCGCAATACCGTCTTTGGCAGCAAGCGGTACTTGCTACTCCTTTTGACCATATTAAACTATACCATCAACTAAGAATGGAGCAGAGATGGAGACGTGATTATGAAAAAGGCTCATCATTTAAGTTGACTCACCGTTTCAGATATAAAATGACTGTTTATATTCCTCTGAATAAACCAGCATTCGAAAATCATACACTCTTTTTGTCTCTTTACAATGAAATCTTTATTCAGGCGGGCAAGTCAATTGTTTATAATCATTTAGAAGATAATCGTTCTTTTGCGGGACTTGGATATAATCTGAGTGAGCAATTTCAAATACAAGGAGGCTATATGTTTACTTTTCGCCATAAAGGATCGCCATTTAGTTATGAAAAGCGTCATATTTTTCGATTAAGTTTATATCATCATATGGATCTTCATCTCAATAGACACAGGGAGGAGAGACCTATCCCAATCCATTAG
- a CDS encoding acyl-CoA dehydrogenase family protein: MSVEKRNFVDEFESPDFYGMDDLLTDEHKLIRSSVRDFVKKEITPFIEGWAEKNHFPEEIVKKFGEVGAFGPTVPAEYGGGGLDYISYGLIMQEVERGDSGMRSTASVQGSLVMYPIYAYGSEEQRKKYLPKLASGEMLGCFGLTEPNHGSNPSGMETNFKDMGDHYLLNGAKMWISNSPKADIAVVWAKNEDGRIHGLIVERGMEGFTTPETHGKWSLRASCTGELVFSDVKVPKENLLPEKSGLGAPMGCLDKARYGIAWGAIGAAMDCYDSARRYSLEREQFGKPIGSFQLVQKKLAEMLTEITKAQLLNWKLGKMMEEGKASTSQISMAKRNSVEVALNIAREARQIHGGMGITGEYPMMRHMMNLESVVTYEGTHDIHLLILGADITGIPAFK, from the coding sequence ATGAGTGTAGAAAAGCGAAATTTCGTAGATGAATTTGAGTCACCGGACTTTTATGGCATGGATGATTTACTTACTGATGAGCATAAGCTAATTCGGTCGTCTGTTAGAGATTTTGTAAAGAAAGAGATTACTCCATTTATTGAAGGGTGGGCTGAGAAAAATCACTTCCCTGAAGAAATCGTTAAGAAATTCGGTGAAGTCGGTGCATTTGGACCTACAGTTCCAGCAGAGTACGGGGGTGGAGGTCTTGATTATATCTCTTATGGTTTAATCATGCAAGAAGTGGAAAGAGGAGATTCAGGCATGAGGTCCACTGCATCAGTTCAAGGGTCTCTGGTGATGTACCCCATATACGCATATGGATCTGAGGAACAAAGAAAAAAATACTTACCTAAGCTTGCCTCTGGTGAAATGTTGGGTTGTTTTGGACTAACGGAACCTAATCATGGCTCTAATCCAAGCGGAATGGAAACAAACTTCAAAGACATGGGGGACCACTACTTACTAAATGGAGCTAAGATGTGGATTTCGAATTCACCTAAAGCAGATATAGCCGTGGTATGGGCCAAGAATGAAGACGGAAGAATTCATGGGCTGATCGTAGAGCGTGGAATGGAAGGGTTTACTACTCCAGAAACTCATGGTAAATGGTCTCTTAGAGCATCATGCACTGGAGAATTGGTATTTAGCGATGTTAAGGTCCCAAAAGAAAATTTGCTTCCAGAAAAGAGTGGATTGGGAGCACCAATGGGTTGCCTAGATAAGGCTCGATATGGAATAGCATGGGGAGCAATAGGCGCTGCAATGGATTGCTATGATTCTGCTCGGAGATATTCTTTGGAGAGAGAGCAATTTGGTAAACCAATTGGATCATTCCAATTAGTACAAAAGAAACTGGCGGAGATGCTTACTGAAATAACTAAAGCTCAGCTACTTAATTGGAAGCTAGGTAAAATGATGGAAGAGGGGAAAGCCTCAACATCACAAATTTCAATGGCAAAGAGGAATAGCGTTGAGGTCGCTTTAAATATTGCCAGAGAAGCGAGACAAATACACGGTGGTATGGGAATTACAGGAGAATATCCTATGATGCGTCATATGATGAACCTTGAATCTGTAGTTACATACGAAGGGACTCACGATATCCATCTACTCATTTTAGGAGCAGATATTACAGGTATACCAGCGTTCAAATAG
- a CDS encoding purine-nucleoside phosphorylase: MQMIEKVSAAVKFLNERGFDSPEVGIILGTGLGALADEIEVEQELVYSNIPHFPIATVEFHKGKLIYGKLRGKTVVAMQGRFHYYEGHSMSQVVFPVRVMKELGIKNLLVSNAGGCMNLNWNKGELMLIEDHISLLPDNPLRGHEASAFGQIFTDMSQPYDLEVNKKLISIAKSEKIRLNKGVYVSVVGPSLETKAEYRYLRMIGADVVGMSTVPEVIAANQMGLPVSAVSVLTDYCDPDNLEPIDIEDIIATAKAAEKDLVILFKKLMDQL, encoded by the coding sequence ATGCAAATGATAGAAAAAGTGAGTGCTGCTGTGAAATTCTTGAATGAAAGAGGATTTGACAGCCCGGAGGTTGGAATCATATTGGGAACAGGGCTTGGTGCTTTAGCAGATGAAATAGAAGTAGAACAAGAGCTTGTTTATTCAAATATCCCACACTTCCCAATAGCTACTGTCGAATTTCACAAAGGAAAATTAATCTATGGGAAATTAAGAGGAAAAACAGTTGTTGCTATGCAGGGCAGATTTCATTACTACGAAGGACATTCAATGTCTCAGGTAGTTTTTCCAGTAAGGGTAATGAAGGAACTTGGAATCAAAAATTTATTAGTTTCAAATGCAGGAGGATGTATGAATCTTAACTGGAATAAGGGTGAGCTTATGCTTATAGAAGATCATATCAGTTTGCTACCTGATAATCCATTAAGAGGTCATGAAGCATCCGCATTTGGACAAATTTTCACGGACATGAGTCAACCTTACGATTTGGAGGTGAACAAAAAGTTGATTTCAATAGCAAAGAGTGAGAAAATCAGACTTAATAAAGGAGTTTATGTATCTGTGGTTGGGCCAAGCCTTGAAACAAAGGCTGAGTACCGCTACCTAAGAATGATTGGAGCAGATGTCGTAGGTATGAGTACTGTTCCAGAAGTAATAGCAGCTAACCAAATGGGGCTTCCGGTTTCAGCAGTTTCCGTCCTAACGGATTATTGTGATCCCGACAACTTAGAACCGATTGATATTGAAGATATAATAGCTACCGCGAAAGCGGCAGAAAAAGATTTGGTTATTCTATTCAAAAAATTGATGGATCAACTTTAA
- a CDS encoding CoA-binding protein, with translation MSKKTAILGASPNPMRYAYLAAERLTIHDHPIVPIGIKQGEIFGEKILDLRERPEVKDLDTVTMYIGPKNQVEWEDYIISLLPKRIIFNPGSENPSLEKKAIEKGIKIDHACTLVMLRSKQY, from the coding sequence ATGAGCAAAAAAACAGCCATTCTCGGAGCTTCACCCAACCCTATGAGGTATGCGTACTTAGCTGCTGAACGTCTCACTATTCATGACCACCCGATTGTACCCATAGGCATTAAGCAAGGCGAGATTTTCGGTGAAAAAATATTAGATCTTCGTGAAAGACCAGAAGTAAAAGACCTTGACACGGTGACGATGTACATTGGTCCAAAAAATCAAGTCGAATGGGAGGATTATATCATTTCTCTTCTCCCAAAAAGAATAATCTTTAATCCAGGATCAGAAAATCCATCACTAGAAAAAAAAGCTATCGAAAAAGGAATTAAGATTGATCATGCATGCACTTTGGTCATGCTCCGAAGCAAGCAATACTAA
- a CDS encoding tryptophan 2,3-dioxygenase family protein — MAKFTTITLNYYDAMDEKKIDENILQQLTKLEEKYEAMGQDLSSYLDGLLYSDYLTYWDYIHLDTLLSLQTPRTAIPDEKIFILYHQVTELYFRMILNEMEQAVFTDPIGEKTFLKRLKRVNRYLDHLIDSFDVMTDGMDQDQFLAFRMALLPASGFQSGQYRKLEIYSTDFKNLVNKDKRDELKNEQDLAKLYEFLYWKAGATELASGKKTLTLRQFEAKYSKEFIELAVQVSECNLLSKYHNHYEGNNEVIQELKKLDQKANVDWPLQHLKSATRYLQRDPNVIKASGGTNWQKYLPPRRQRIIFYPELWTSEEIEEWGQKFKKVFTSLHA; from the coding sequence TTGGCCAAATTTACAACCATAACGCTCAACTACTACGATGCTATGGACGAAAAGAAAATAGACGAAAATATTCTTCAGCAATTAACCAAATTAGAAGAAAAGTATGAGGCCATGGGTCAAGACTTATCAAGTTACCTAGATGGTTTACTGTATTCAGATTATTTGACTTACTGGGACTACATTCATCTTGACACACTTCTCAGTTTACAAACTCCAAGAACTGCGATTCCGGATGAGAAGATCTTCATTTTGTATCATCAAGTAACTGAGCTCTATTTCCGAATGATCTTAAACGAGATGGAACAAGCTGTTTTCACAGATCCTATAGGTGAGAAAACATTTTTAAAGCGTTTAAAAAGAGTTAACAGATATCTGGATCATCTAATAGATTCTTTTGATGTAATGACCGATGGGATGGATCAGGATCAATTTCTGGCATTCAGAATGGCTCTCTTACCAGCGAGTGGGTTTCAGTCTGGACAGTACAGAAAGCTAGAAATATATTCTACAGATTTTAAGAACCTAGTCAATAAGGATAAAAGAGATGAATTGAAAAATGAGCAAGACCTAGCCAAACTTTACGAATTTCTCTATTGGAAAGCTGGGGCCACAGAACTTGCTTCTGGTAAGAAGACCTTGACTTTAAGGCAATTCGAAGCAAAATATAGTAAGGAGTTTATAGAATTAGCGGTCCAAGTTTCTGAATGTAACCTACTTAGCAAGTATCATAACCATTATGAAGGTAACAATGAGGTAATCCAAGAACTCAAAAAACTTGATCAAAAGGCTAATGTAGATTGGCCACTTCAGCATCTCAAAAGTGCGACAAGATATCTTCAAAGAGATCCGAATGTAATTAAAGCCTCAGGAGGAACCAACTGGCAAAAATATCTACCTCCAAGACGTCAAAGAATCATTTTTTATCCTGAACTATGGACATCAGAAGAAATAGAGGAATGGGGTCAAAAATTTAAAAAAGTGTTTACAAGTCTCCATGCTTAG
- a CDS encoding M1 family metallopeptidase, with protein MKYNFIKKAFSLLLFVSLTSVAFTQGYWQQKVEYVMDIDFSIENHQFTGNQKLKYFNNSPDTLRRVFYHLYFNAFQPESMMDTRSRTIEDPDGRVGDRISKLNDSEIGYHKIQSLTQDGESVSYKTEGTVLEVVLAEPILPGSATVLNMNFQSQVPLQIRRSGRNNKEGIDYSMAQWYPKIAEYDERGWHSHPYVGREFYAPWGNFNVNLTIDKNFVVAATGILQNPNEIGHGYEDDGVKVKRKGKKLTWEFEAKNVHDFVWTADPDYTHTTAMVNEGPELHFFYQKGEETKAWEDLPELAVKAFKFIESNFGEYPYPHYSIIQGGDGGMEYPMATLITGNREIQSLAGVTVHEALHSWYQGLLATNESYYAWMDEGFTTYATAETMAHIFEGSNRTQARNFQTYIYLTNSGKEEPLSTHADHFATNSAYGLGSYYKGAIALAQMNYLIGKEKTARALKKYYYKWRFKHPDAIDWIRVFEKESDIELDWYLDYWVNTIHTIDYSLDGVEEMEGSTKISLKRIGKMPMPMDVYVTFTDGTKKVYYAPLAIMRGEKSNDTTLERVVLSDWSWTHPTYSFTIDVPMDQISVIELDESGYMADVDRTNNKWEKE; from the coding sequence ATGAAATATAATTTTATTAAGAAAGCATTTTCCCTTCTTTTATTTGTCAGCCTGACGTCAGTTGCCTTCACCCAAGGTTATTGGCAGCAGAAAGTCGAGTATGTAATGGACATAGATTTCAGCATAGAAAATCATCAATTCACAGGAAATCAAAAATTGAAATATTTCAATAATAGTCCAGACACATTGAGACGTGTTTTCTACCATTTATATTTCAATGCTTTTCAACCTGAGAGTATGATGGATACCAGAAGTCGTACCATTGAAGACCCTGATGGAAGAGTGGGTGATCGAATCTCGAAATTGAATGATTCTGAGATTGGCTATCATAAAATTCAATCTTTAACCCAAGATGGAGAAAGCGTTAGTTACAAAACTGAAGGAACTGTTCTGGAAGTAGTACTGGCGGAACCTATCCTTCCAGGTTCCGCAACCGTTTTAAATATGAATTTTCAAAGCCAGGTACCATTACAGATAAGAAGAAGCGGAAGAAATAATAAAGAAGGAATTGACTATAGTATGGCTCAGTGGTATCCAAAAATTGCTGAGTATGATGAAAGAGGTTGGCATTCACATCCCTATGTAGGCCGTGAATTCTACGCGCCTTGGGGAAACTTCAATGTAAATCTAACAATAGATAAAAATTTTGTGGTGGCGGCCACTGGAATTCTCCAAAACCCAAATGAAATTGGGCATGGATATGAAGATGATGGAGTGAAAGTCAAAAGAAAGGGCAAAAAACTAACTTGGGAATTTGAAGCCAAAAATGTCCATGATTTTGTATGGACAGCAGACCCTGACTACACACACACCACTGCGATGGTTAATGAGGGTCCCGAACTTCATTTTTTCTATCAGAAAGGAGAAGAAACAAAGGCGTGGGAAGACCTTCCTGAACTAGCTGTTAAAGCATTCAAATTTATTGAGTCAAACTTTGGAGAATATCCATACCCTCATTATTCTATCATCCAAGGAGGTGACGGTGGAATGGAGTACCCAATGGCCACTCTTATCACAGGGAATAGAGAAATTCAAAGCTTGGCTGGTGTGACTGTACATGAAGCTCTACATAGCTGGTACCAAGGTCTATTGGCAACTAATGAAAGTTACTATGCTTGGATGGACGAAGGTTTTACAACATACGCTACTGCGGAAACGATGGCACATATTTTTGAAGGATCTAATCGCACGCAAGCAAGAAACTTTCAGACTTACATCTACTTGACCAATTCAGGTAAAGAAGAACCGTTGAGCACGCATGCTGATCATTTCGCAACTAATTCTGCATATGGTTTAGGTTCATACTATAAGGGTGCTATTGCTCTAGCTCAAATGAACTATTTAATAGGTAAAGAAAAGACTGCAAGAGCTCTTAAGAAGTACTACTATAAATGGAGGTTTAAGCATCCAGATGCTATTGATTGGATAAGAGTATTTGAAAAAGAGTCAGACATTGAGCTTGATTGGTATCTCGACTATTGGGTAAACACGATTCATACAATAGACTATTCCTTGGATGGAGTTGAAGAGATGGAAGGCAGCACAAAAATTTCTTTGAAACGAATCGGAAAGATGCCAATGCCAATGGATGTATACGTCACATTTACTGACGGCACTAAGAAGGTTTATTACGCACCCTTGGCCATTATGAGGGGAGAGAAAAGTAACGACACTACGCTTGAAAGAGTAGTATTATCAGATTGGTCTTGGACACACCCAACCTATAGCTTTACAATCGATGTTCCAATGGATCAAATAAGCGTTATAGAACTAGATGAAAGTGGATATATGGCAGATGTAGACCGAACTAATAACAAGTGGGAAAAAGAGTAG
- the trpS gene encoding tryptophan--tRNA ligase: MARILTGIQSSGKPHLGNLLGAILPAIELSKKKENESFFFIADLHSLTTIKDSKIRIENTNAVAAAWLACGFDTSANTFYRQSRVPACCELTWYLNCFTPFPMLANAHSFKDKAERLSDVNAGLFDYPVLMASDILLYDANFVPVGKDQKQHLEMTRDMASSFNHQFGETFTVPEALIDDEVMTIPGTDGQKMSKSYGNIIDVFLPEKKLRKNVMQILTDSTPLEEPKNPDTDHVFAIYKLLASEEQTQEMRKNYEGGNYGYGHAKQELFELLLNKFRDEREKYDYYMSNLDELELELSKGEEKAAEVADQVLNRVKTKLGFA; encoded by the coding sequence ATGGCGCGAATACTTACAGGTATACAAAGTTCTGGAAAACCACATTTAGGCAATCTACTTGGGGCAATATTGCCAGCCATTGAGTTGTCTAAGAAAAAAGAAAATGAATCTTTCTTTTTCATTGCAGATTTACACTCCCTTACAACCATTAAAGATTCAAAAATACGAATAGAAAATACAAATGCAGTAGCTGCCGCCTGGTTAGCTTGTGGGTTTGATACTTCCGCAAACACGTTCTACAGACAATCTCGTGTCCCCGCATGCTGTGAACTTACATGGTATTTGAATTGCTTTACCCCATTTCCAATGCTCGCCAATGCGCATTCATTTAAAGATAAAGCAGAGAGACTTTCGGATGTCAATGCAGGTTTATTTGATTATCCTGTGTTGATGGCTTCTGACATCCTTCTATATGACGCTAATTTTGTGCCAGTAGGTAAAGATCAAAAACAACATTTGGAGATGACAAGAGACATGGCGTCATCCTTCAATCATCAATTTGGAGAAACTTTTACAGTGCCAGAGGCCCTTATTGACGATGAAGTTATGACCATTCCAGGAACAGATGGTCAGAAAATGAGCAAAAGTTATGGCAATATTATTGACGTATTTCTTCCTGAGAAAAAGCTAAGAAAGAATGTAATGCAGATTCTTACTGACAGTACGCCCTTAGAAGAACCAAAAAATCCAGATACTGACCATGTTTTCGCCATATATAAACTATTAGCATCGGAAGAACAGACGCAAGAAATGCGGAAAAACTATGAAGGTGGAAACTATGGGTATGGTCATGCAAAACAAGAATTATTTGAACTCTTGCTTAATAAATTCAGAGATGAAAGGGAGAAGTATGATTATTACATGAGTAATCTAGACGAGTTAGAGCTTGAGCTTAGTAAAGGAGAAGAAAAAGCCGCCGAAGTAGCCGATCAAGTTCTGAATCGAGTGAAAACGAAATTAGGATTCGCATAA